The Marinomonas sp. CT5 genome contains the following window.
GAGTTAATGTGAAAAAAATCGCTTTGACTGCATGCCTTTTGTCTGTTGGCTGCTCTAGCGTGCCATTGGACAGTATGCTTAAGCTGAGTGCTTTCGATGAAAGCCGTTTTTTAAGTTTGAATCCGCACGAATTAAGAAGTCGAATTGAAGTGGACAGTCCGCTGAAAATTGATGTCGATAAAACAAACTTATCGCTAAAACTGGACTCCTCTAGTGGAGATTTAGTGTTTGATTATCCGTTGAAACTTCTTCTTGTGAAAGATTTACCTGCCGAAGCTCATTGGTTTTCCCCTATACCACCAAGAACCCAATACGTACTTGCTCTGTCCGATGAGGCAATAGATAACTTTACTGCCTTGCAAGCCAGCATGCGTGTAGAGCAACCGAAGCGCTATCATTTGACTATTGATACAGAATTTCAACATAGGTCAGAAGAGCAAAGCGAGGCCGTGCTTTCTGTGTCGATCAAAATGTCAGCAGAAACGGATTACATCACTTTATTGGATAGGGTGTCGATCGATGTTAAGGAGGAACAACTATGATTCGTGAACTGAGTGCCGAAGATATTAATGATGTTGTATCTATTTGGTATTCGGCGTCGGTGAAGGCTCATGATTTTATTGCGGAAACCTTTTGGGACTCGCAAAAAGAGTCGATGCGTGATGTTTATATACCGAATAGTGAAACTTGGGTTTATTGCCAAGATAGCCGTATTTTAGGCTTCATTTCTTACCATCAAGGTTTTGTTGCTGCCCTGTTTGTTTCTCCTGACGCGCAATCTAAAGGTATTGGCACAGCTCTGCTTAATACGTTGAAAGATTGCCATCAGTCACTCAGCCTGACGGTTTATGCTGAAAATAGTCAAGCTTATTCCTTTTATAGCCAACAAGGTTTTGCTGAATTAGAGCGCAGACCTTGTGAGCATACGGGTCATGAAGAAGTCTTAATGTCTTGGACATTAAATGCTTAACAATATTGATAAGGGAGTTCTATAACATGTTGATACGCGAAGCTAAGCGAGAAGATTCAAGCACCATTCTTAGGTTTGTTAAAGAGTTGGC
Protein-coding sequences here:
- a CDS encoding N-acetyltransferase; translation: MIRELSAEDINDVVSIWYSASVKAHDFIAETFWDSQKESMRDVYIPNSETWVYCQDSRILGFISYHQGFVAALFVSPDAQSKGIGTALLNTLKDCHQSLSLTVYAENSQAYSFYSQQGFAELERRPCEHTGHEEVLMSWTLNA